One Eurosta solidaginis isolate ZX-2024a chromosome 1, ASM4086904v1, whole genome shotgun sequence genomic window, taccagcttcaatacttgTTTAGCTCTTTAATATCGCCTtgccaacatggttttgttcatcggagatcaactactaccaacttgcttgaatttacgtcttttgttatgaatggttttttagtttgcaaacaaacagatgtaatttacaccgactttagtaaagcatttgactctgttaatcacgagctcttagttaccaaacttgatcttctgggttttccagcgcctctattaagtcggatttcaagttatcttgaaaataggactcagcgagtcttctttaacaacaatctttcaaagtcgtttgatgtaacttctggcgtgccccagggtagccatttgggtccattactctttaacctgttcattaacgacttaccaaaggttatattacattctagagtttttatgtatgcagatgatataaaactttgttacacatatctgccttcgaactttttctgttttaatcagcttcaggccgatcttgactcatttcaaagctggtgtactgcaaatttactttttttgaattactctaaatgtcagcaaatgacttttcaccgtgtgaagccggtcctatcatcttatacacttaacggcgaccccttggagcggatatctattgtaactgatctaggagttatttttgatccgaaattaagttttaccacacatatttcaactgctataaacaaagcaactggtgtattaggttttatcaaacgttgggctaaagagtttgatgacccttatttcacaaagatcctttatacctcgctggtacgtcctattctcgagtattGTTCATGTGTCcggtctccgatctatcaaatccatgttgatcggattgagtcggtccagagacggtttttaatttttgcattacgaggtctcaactgggaatcaagtactcatcttccaccatacaggaatagacttcttctaattaatttgccatctctagagaatcgtagagtattacttggcgttatgttcattcacaagctcatcattggtgtgattgactcccctgacctaatcagtcaactaaattttgcggttcctgctagggcgtccagacattttgtgccttttcatttacctctatgccggcaaaattttgctagaaacagtcccctgcgccattggtgctcgcggtacaatgatttgtataactgcattggctttgaatgttcgtttgctgctttacatactgctatactcttatgtttagcctgatatttaaattttattttttcttatacaatgcgatgtcaaatgtttataacatacaaattttctatgtacctttttgaattttttaattttaagaatggctctgtattgtacatatatatctgtctattacaataattagtcgaccgctttgtgtttgcgtcgactttaaataaataaataaataaatataataaggaCGTCTCTCGTTAAGGCGgtgccacaatgacatttttcatatagatgcgtttaacacaagctcaTGCATTCCAatacatcgccacaatcaaccaagatgttgcgtttgtaaatatgaaggaacttcagacgtggcaattgaagtttatttcgtcttgcccattcacatacaaaatttcgcgaagcactggtataaacattatccctatacaacaaagatacttgctaacatattttgtgtcgtattcatttgttatattacagtttttacctgcgaaaaatgttagaaaatttaccaaccagtgggaaaaataatttcacttgcaaaatgtgtcaacacccttaaccaaaacaaatgtcacattcttcttcttatgctttgcttgtaacaaaatttgggagatggctacttttcaatatcagatgtcgccagtgtcgctcattctaccgttctccataaaaatgcgtgcaatctactcataatgcataagcttgtgttaaactcatctatatgaaaaagtgcttatgtgtcgtgGCTTTTACTTTGCTTAATGTTTTTGGTTAGCGCAAACGCaggttttttttttgggcgagatgtgcataaatgtcttctatacatttcgtggggtatttgtgtatatttttccggctgtattaattaattaattctctccaaaaatcacatttgcaaaAGGGTACTaaacggcatggataaatgcgggACAATTAAAAATGTTCCTCACAGAAAACATTGGacatcaatttttttgatttccagcgaattactcgccactcgtagcagactggtggctcttatttatATATCCTatttcattgtttactatatagtttggcagcttaattcgaggttatgttgcgaatagagtggaaggcagtggactaggtagtcgaatgtcatataatgaaggaatggtgttcggagttttttcaaagttaaaaaaaaaaatgataaagctttaatataaataaaactattgttttaataacaacaaaaacgccttatatttTCTATggacataaattcgtaaggattatctcactttaaaatttgatttaaataatctaaaatttttgtttgaaactgagtcgagaactgtgcgtgtgaatgtgcgaattttcaccgatcactcaggcaattgggaaagacttcacaacaggcatgacgtagctgaatgcgtttacaaccatttcaactatcgtaggggtgcgggttcgactcccactctcgggagaaaaggctttgaagagatttacaaggtataatcgaaacagctgtcgccttgtccgtcctgatgtcacgttgtttaaatttttcccaaattattaaataaattataaaattaaaaaattgcttcaaataaatgttttcatacatttaaaaaaagcaatatgggcaatccccgattattaaaaatcatacaaacagacaaaattggttaattcgttgtagttctataaatagaacgaaaaacagcaacaaaaccaaagtttctttgaaaaccgccgtaccaagcatagctttaacacataattgcatacgaagtatgcaatgtgtaaaagattaaaatatgcaaaaagaaggcaattgggaaagacttcacaacaggcatgacgtagctgaatgcgtttacaaccatttcaactatggtaggggtgcgggttcgactcccactcccgggagaaaaggctttgaagagatttacaaggtataatcgaaacagctgtcgccttgtccgtcctgatgtcacgttgtttaaatttttcccaaattattaaataaattataaaattaaaaaattgcttcaaataaatgttttcatacatttaaaaaaagcaatatgggcaatccccgattattaaaaatcatacaaacagacaaaattggttaattcgttgtagttctataaatagaacgaaaaacagcaacaaaaccaaagtttctttgaaaaccgccgtaccaagcatagctttaacacataattgcatacgaagtatgcaatgtgtaaaagattaaaatatgcaaaaagaaggcaattgggaaagacttcacaacaggcatgacgtagctgaatgcgtttacaaccatttcaactatcgtaggggtgcgggttcgactcccactcccgggagaaaaggctttgaagagatttacaaggtataatcgaaacagctgtcgccttgtccgtcctgatgtcacgttgtttaaatttttcccaaattattaaataaattataaaattaaaaaattgcttcaaataaatgttttcatacatttaaaaaaagcaatatgggcaatccccgattattaaaaatcatacaaatgggtttttggtttctcgccatatccataacgtAAAAATGTTTGAGTTAGTGAATTTAATAACATttcgtagattttattcattgttttggatacgttatgactaaaagacttattttttgtggaatatgtttgtaattattgtgttttcttcatttttatgaaattttcacgatttttaggttacttacttacttaattggcgcttaaccgtctaaacggttatggccgtgtattttttttcaagcgagcttgaagaaaacgcttcaactagctaaacagcattgtttactatatagtttggcagcttaaatagaagttatgttgcgaatagagtggaaggcagtggactaggcattcgaatgtcatataatgaaggaatggtgttcggagtttttcaaagttaaaaaaaaatcataaaagctttaatataaataaaactattgttttaataacaacaaaaacgccttataaatcctatatacataaattcgtaaagattatctcactttaaaatttgagttagataatctaaagtttttttttgaaactgagttgagaactgtgcgtgtgaatgtgcgaattttcaccgatcagctgttagttgcgctacttggtaaaatttacaatgctaaacagtttcattatgccaaaaccatacagatggtggaggtttatcacctaattgttactttttttcgctgctatgacatttctacttctaacGCAGTAtgttttgacactcaaccagagaattaaaaaaacaaaatacatgaaatgcgtgtgtttctttgtatgtatgtcaccctgccgccacgctgttattttgttatttttgtttatctgcacattcgtatgttcatttcattcgctcgttcacaatagtgccctatttttgaatatgcaacactatacaacatcAGTCAGGTCATAGTGTACgtataccaagtgtgtcaactaagcgataaacgtcaaaactacaaacagcctcgctcacctgatgcaaatctcaggtctagagttgcatttttggtacgtaagagtacttcaagctgagttgcatttaatagtttaataaaactttgtagtatttacagatgtaatagttgaatatatttccgcggaaataagaatactagatttgtagcctgcaacaatgcggaaacatacggaaagcaaaatttatttaaattagagtcaaaatataaatcgccacacgtgtaacatggaaaaatttcaattctaaggctgtttacacaaatgcataagggcaaaattatataaaacgctttggtcacttcaaaagcatatatgacactactttatttttgcttggatttcaagctaaaaaaactaacgaaactttatcggaacttcaaaacacaaacaaaaattctatcatgaaaaagcgaggccactattcccccataattagcgagtttgttatgtttttgtttatgttttacattttatttttacattaacatttttaacaataaaacaatgcaaataacacgcgcaaattatttcgatctctaatggttcacttttttcacgaagaacttgattctaattgtgtttttatgcaccaaattttcaaactaaaaaaaaaaactttcatttgtctgaatgtcaaaaaaacctatcgaagaacaaactggctcgtttgtttttaatgaaaggttgtatttttcttgtatttcgttagttttttgaaatatagtttagcgtaggcacgcaaccaaagcatttatgtaaatttttcgatacttcgcccgacagatgaattaatgaatgcaagaaaaccaaagcgtctgtttaaatccgccttaatttttgtagctgtgaaagcctcCTGCAAGTATAATGGTGCTGTAAACGCAAataaatcaaactcctatatgacgctactttattttctatgtatttttcttgtattttctcttatattttttgtcgagggagccaataaggtttcaatactagtgaaagtatgtgaactatatttgaaaaaactaacgaaatacaagaaaaattgaacgtagttcattaaaaacaaacaagccagtttgtatttcgatagggttttttgacattagttagttttttctttattttttctgacaaatgaaaattgtgcttttagtttcaaaattttgtgcataaaaacacaattaaattcaaagtgtaaattgtgtgtgcaaatgagttttcaataagtttacatttttcagtttttcatagtgaacttgggtacagaaattcaaattaaaaagtttttcagaataatttgaaaaactctacgttttctctgctttttacaattaaaggagtaacgctccgtaataaattaaacttttaatgaaaatcaataactctgaaccgaacacttttcgccatgatataaaattaaaatgctgtggaacaggagcaacacttttgtgactacataaaccctgttgcattcttttacgtctctgcacagaaccctaattgaccattttcaaccgaaacaacaatggcaacccagattttcctgGTATGcacacttaagcgagtgcctgttaGAAAGAAGTCAAGACACTTGTACATGTACACTATGAGTCAGGTCGACAATtccctaagcggtttcaactgaaagcgcttagccaactcaactcgattactttttattgttgcttcccatgcaattcggtaaggtAGCTAGTGTTTTagttgtactagttagcaacgaaatacagcttatgttttttttttttttttgaaatttgtgatGCAGCATTAGGCACATAATCCCAAATATATGTGCAGAAATTTTTCCTGAAGCGCTGCTAGTTATGCTGCTGCTTGATTATATTCCTCCTGTTCCAAttgtacatgaaccagatacggatagagatttaacatgcaaatgcaacaacaatttgatccatatggttcatccgtgtccgtatctggttcatgtaccattggaacacgaggattgaGTGCTTTCAGCGAACACGGCTCTTGATCACCACAAATCACACTCAGAAGATTgtacattcacgagttcaaaattgcttcgttctgcgcacctacgtcacacttgattgcttcagcgaatgaaagaaagagagaaaaatacAAGAGCTcaaggaaaattacgtaaaaattgcccataaaaaacataCGCAATGCGCAAtattgtgtgtgtgatttgtgggtgTTGATCAATCGTTTAGTGATAGCTTTCTGAACGCACCGTTGAGTATTTTCGACCAGTCAACGGTTGGGGCCTTGCGTCAAACTACTTATCGTAGATTTTGGTGGCGGAAgatttaatgtagtcatattaatTGGTTCCGAGATTTTCGGGCTATTATTACCTCGATGGTGGTTGTTACtggaacgtaacggatctatttccggcaagggaccatccacctcgataacacttcccaaaaccttctggGATCGCTTTTATCGTTAATACCACAACAACAAGCAATTCATATGAAGCGGCAGTAATCTCTCCGGCCTGCGTATAAACATATCGCGTCCCTTATTGTGCAATAGCAGAACCCGAAACACTTCCCAAATCtcatattttttgaaaatatagtCCCGGTATTTCGGGGTGACAATATGACTAGGGATGGGATTCTACCAGgtttttaccatttttatgggtaaataccaggaaaatacccggaatattccttttttgtatctttttttgggtatttaaaactCATTTGAATCggggctgcttggaattacaattcagcaattaaatttatacgtcctttgaaattttcgttttggttttaaacaaacaacccagcaaacactcggagtcaacaattagtctgaaaggagtccaaactttggatcgtttgaactcgttatgaactcatttaggagcctgaagcgaatgctatatgctcaTATTTTGCATCGAACAcaagtcttatacaggcctccttccgatatcatatatgagccttatcggcgtcatatactgctaattttgagtcttttaatgacatacttcagggcttttaggaagaatttttgacatatatccgaacAGTGGCGTAGATAGCCTTGGGACATGGGGAGGGATAGAGAATGTGCAATGACGTAATTATAATTTCAGTGCTATAATACATAGGAAATCAGTCTTTAGCATTTTAGTTTATATATTAGTCAACAAAAGTAaacaaatttattattataaaaagtaAAACTTTCATTTCTACGTGTTTTTAACACGAAATGCCTGTCGGTCTATTACAACAGAAAATCGAGCCGGCGGGGGGGTTttttagataactcatcaatgaCTTCACCATGAAGCAAATTGCATTTACCACGGGGAGTTAGATTAGCACGCAACCTAACGTGCACTCATCACCAAACACTATTTACGAACTACTAGTTTTCGGTATGAATTATTAAATTGGGaagacaaatatttttttaattaatgaagTTGAAAACGGAACATTGAGCAGAACCTTGATAATTTTTTGAGACTAAACctgaatatacatatacatacatatatacattaccgACTCCGATGGAGGGCCATCTATCCCCTAAATCGCCCACCCCTCCTATCTATGCTACTGTATCCGAAGcagaaaacataggggagaaaattgttgtggtaaaactcccatgaggataagatagaaatgaaataagtattagttgaattaattatttatttagaataaattgtcgcagaaaaatatctgagtttttattccggaactgcctagtttactgattttaatatttttcgtttgttcataatttcatcaaattggagtcataaaaggctctaaggtgatagcatatttgaagctgatatttttcggacccatattgaactccagaactgtacgAGAATatttatagggtacacatatttacgcaaacaaagctacccctcaaacatgctcacgacgctcataatttaagaatccgaaacgagtccaaaataagtgggcaatgtaggaatcagaaaagcgtcgaaacgcgtaggagggtaaaagaaaatttaacttttgccttttatttaacggcctaaaagctccaaacCTAGCATGCACAATTATCATTTacaactatttatgttcgtcagaGCAAGTTTGGAACaaagtttaatacaaaatgaattacatttgtacattattgttaaCCTTGCTTTTCTCTTcttgtataagcatcgacgtttttccattcatggacgcttctcgacatttttaatgtaaccgcaaagctgccacgctctgtccaggtgtgtcgaactatatatggcccaataagcgctgacgatgcctaataaataggccatatatGTGTCatataatcagagtttattacaGTTAAAATTGACGCCGGAGAGTTCCAGTAGAtaataatatgagctgtttaaacgccttttaagacTTATGTCGGTCTCTTATTTAGActcaaatgatatacgttaataggctcatataggacgaccattgcaagaacgAAAAATATTGcgttcggcctcccaaatgagcacataccgactgtaaacgctccaatttagatatttttcggactcttttttgacttaaaatgtttactgggtaaacttaaatttttgcaacgccatgcattattggctaaatatttttgaaaaacgctagattacagattaaaactaatatATCACAATTGTGTACATTTTGGGTAATtgtttacgacagcatgacactgctaatacgcgtccaaaaatatcgggagatgcgtcttgacatcagtattaataatccgaaggcggaaaataaaaattttaactcgttcaaaagatattaacgaaaacccgaaaaaagacccgcgggtacttccAAAACTGGGGgaggtatccatagtatttttgcacagaaaACCTTTCTGCGTTTGCGGCCTTTGgatgcgcttataaaaaattaccctgggtgggtccaacaccggtttggaggccaaaactatatccgcacaaaacaattatgttcacaattttttgtgagattattgttctcgagattaatgcgcgtcttttgacatctctctcgatattttttgacgcgtattagcagtgtcatgctgtcgtaaaaaattaccacattttggattgaatttgtttcccatatttttcaaaagattatttttaccctacttttgggtaaatatttagGTATTTACGCATTTTcaccatatataaccaatttgcCGGGTATTTACcttttgggtatttacccctttcccatctctatcAAAGCGCAACTTTCCATCACTGAAAGAAGCTTgttagaaaataaacaaaaaggtgCGCGGGAAACAGTACAAATTCTGtaaatttttcacatatttataaaagttgtaaaatttctgaataataaataaataattaaaaaacaccaATGTTACGTAACGCAACGTCTGCAGAAAGATCGCCTTTGCGAAAAAGTATCGGCGAATGCAGTCACAATTCTTCAGCTTCGTCTATCATGTCTTTTCATGGATCTTGGGCGCAGGAGGTGCACAACGCTGAACATGACAAAAGTCGTGTAAGTACTTTTAGATCACTTTTAATTTATTAatgcctaatatacatatattttaaaattagcGTTCGTCACTAAATAAAAGTGTAGAAATCAACAATAGAAATGGACAAGAAATAGCAAATGACAATGATAGTAGTCAAGAGGAAGTTAATACTTCTAAATCTGCAGCATCTCAGGATCGTGAGATATCACTAGAGTTCATAGAAGGAGTTAATGAAGAAAAGTATGAGCGTTTATtaaaagaggataaattaaaaACACCTTTCAAAAGACGCTACTCACACACACCAAGTAATGACAGTCGCTCTGATAGTCCTAATGATTGGAATAGTGATTATGGTGATGGAGATGGCGCCGGGCTTGATAATGATCATTGTATTAACGAAAACGGAAATTTTAAGCGCTCCACTAATCATAGCAAATGCCAATATGACGCACAAAAACGTTCACGGTATAATAGTAACGGATCTCATGCATCCTCATCGAGAAATAGAGGGGAAAGAGAAGACGATCCAGCTATATTGTCACGTCGTCAAAAACAAATTGAATATGGCAAAAATACTTTGGCATATGAACGTTATATAGAAATGGTACCGCGACATCAACGTACACGCGATCATCCTCGAACACCGGATAAGTTTGGAAAATATAGTCGTCGCACATTTGATGGGATAGTAAAAGTGTGGCGCAAGCAGCTACACTACTATGACCCAGAACCAGCTGCTGGCACAGCAACCGGTGGGGCGAATGATGATGATACTGAATCGGATTAGCGGCTGTATTTAAtgttaacatacatacattatatatatatttc contains:
- the Slbp gene encoding histone RNA hairpin-binding protein produces the protein MLRNATSAERSPLRKSIGECSHNSSASSIMSFHGSWAQEVHNAEHDKSRRSSLNKSVEINNRNGQEIANDNDSSQEEVNTSKSAASQDREISLEFIEGVNEEKYERLLKEDKLKTPFKRRYSHTPSNDSRSDSPNDWNSDYGDGDGAGLDNDHCINENGNFKRSTNHSKCQYDAQKRSRYNSNGSHASSSRNRGEREDDPAILSRRQKQIEYGKNTLAYERYIEMVPRHQRTRDHPRTPDKFGKYSRRTFDGIVKVWRKQLHYYDPEPAAGTATGGANDDDTESD